GGGGGTCTCCGggggtggggtctgtggggaGCGGGCTGCTGGGTGCCCCCACTAGGGCGAGGTGGCTCCCGCCGTCGGCCCAGCCCCGGACTTTGCCCCCGGGTTGTTTTCAGCCGCCTGCAACCACCCGACTCAGCAGAAACGCTCCCCTGGgcgtggggctgggctgggggggcgCCGGGGGGGCTCCCGCTGGCTGCCACCCCGCTCCCACCCAGCACCTGGTGCTGCAGGTGGGACGCGCAGGTTTGGGTGCCGGCGGCGCAGGGTGGGCTGAGACCTGACTGCGCTCATCACACGTGTCccgctggaggaggaggaggaggaggaagaggaggagaagagccGCCTCccgtgtctgtctgtctgggcCGCCCCAGCGCGCCCGGGATTCCTCGAGTGACGGTTCCTGGAGCGGCACCGCAGGCTCCGCCGGGTGATCCCAGGGTGCCGGTGATGCCGGGGGTGTCAGGGGGCTGCTGGGGTCTCGCTGGGGTGGCGAACCCCGACCTAACGCCGCTGCCCCCCGGCTGAGCCTCTCTCGTTTGGGGCTGCACCCGCCAGGCCACCTcaatggggaaactgaggcgGGGTTGCCGAGCCCACCCACACCACAgtggctttggggacaccccaTATTCCACCCAACAGTGGTTTCACCGCGACGTCGATGCACCCCGAGCCCCACACATGCACCGAGCGTGTCGGGGCTCTGCCGGCGAGCGGGGTCCCgcgggagaggggcggggggcggcgggggggccGGTGCCCGGCGGGGGCCGCGCAGCTCTGGATCCCTGCCAGTGCCTATACTTGGAAGTTCTCCGCGCGCCGTTCCCATATGGAACAAACATTTGCTGCAGCCCCCGGCTCTATAGGTACTGCCGGCCCCAAACCCGGCCTGAGGCTGCGGCGAGGGGCGCCCAGGCCTCATGAGCCCCCCGAGGCGGGGAGTGTACCCCGGGGTGCTGGGATGCGGTGcggtgcctcagtttccctgaaGAGGCTGGTGCAGGCGACGCCCCCTCCTCAGGCGTTCTGGGGGACCCCTCGTGCCAACCTCCCCCCGTGCGGCTCGGGGTGCTCTGTGCACCCATGGGTGCAGCATCCCTTACCCCCCATCCCTCGCCGGTCAGGGTGTCCTCGGCTGGAGGGGGGGCAGCAACAAGGGGAGCCTGCCGGGGCGCCCCGTAGCGTGGGGGTGTCGGAGCGGGGGGGGCTCCAGCCCCGTCCGCCGCGTTTTAAATCCGCCGGAGGAATTTCTGTGGCGGCCAAGACAAACGTGACCTACTTTCTGCTGTCCCCGCGCGGAGCGGAggagcccggggctgggcaCCGCGCCCGCCGCggcccccccgtgtcccccccggcGCGGGCTGAGGCCCCCCGCGCCCCTCACACCCCTCCGAGCCGGGAGGGTCACCGGGGGGTCACGGGGGGGGGTTTGTGAGCAGGGCCCCCCATCGTACCGTGGCGCTGGATGGGTGCTGGTTATCCGTGGGATGTGGAACGGGGTGGGCACCGAGAGCCGGGGGTGCTGCCGCCGTCGTGCTTCGGTGTCCCCGTCacggggggccgggggggggtcGGGGGGTGCCCCGCggtgctgtccctgccctgacACCCCCTACAACGTGTCTTTGCCACAGCAGAGCTCGCAGAGGAGGGATCTCCTGGACCCCCGGCGCCCCCCACCCCGTAAGTCGCCACCTACCCCATAAGTCACCCCCACCCCATAGGACGCCCCCCTCACCAAGagtcacccccagccccagatTTGGGGGTGTTcagggctcagcctggctcCCGAGCGCAGCTCCCGAGGGGCTTCCCTGGGTGGTGAGGGACTGCCCTCTGCACCCCCTCCCCACCGGGCTCCCCCGACCTCTTGgggagcccccccagccccgccccaaAGGTCGGGGGCGCtccctgtgtgtgtttgtgctttgCTGCACGCTCACAGCCCTGGGCATGTTCTCACACAGCCTTGAACCCTGCGTGTGCTTTTGCACACCCACCCACACCTGTGCACACTCACACAGCCTTGCACACCTCTgcacacacctgtgcacacTCACACAGCCTTGCACACCTCTGCACACACCTGTGTGTGCTCTTGCACAACCCTGAACACATCTCTTACACACCTGTGCTGCCACAGCTTCGCACACCTGTGCATGCTCTTGCACACCCATACACGCTCTCACACACCTGTGCACGCTCTTGCACACCCGTACATTCTCTTGCACACCTGTGCACGCGCTCCCACGTGCCCTGCACACTTGTGTGCATGCTCTCTCACAGCGTGgcacacctgtacacacacttgcacaccTGTGCACAGTCTTGTACGTCTCTGCATGCTCTCCCACAACCCTGCACACTCTCTGATTCCCTTAATGCTCTCACAGCTTTGCACACCTCTGCACTCTCACCCCGCTGTGCACACTGTCACCCCGCTGTGCACACTGTCACCCCGCTGTGCACACTCTCACCCCGCTGTGCACACTCTCACCCCGCTGTGCCCTCTGGCCCAGCCCCGGTGCTGTCGCACACACCCTGCACGTCGCTCCCTCCTTGTGTTCTCGCACGTCCCTGGTGCCCTCGCCCAGCCCTGGGCGCCCTTGCACGCTCCACACGTTCCTGCACACTCACACCCAGCCCTCCCCGGTGGCCGCAGCTCCTGGGGGCACCCCATGGCTTCACACCCCTCCCTGGGGTTCCCGTCCGTGTCCCCTTTCCCCCTGCCGGAGGTCCGGGCTGACGCCGCTGTCCCGCAGGGTCCGGCCCGGGATGCTGCGCGGTGCTGAGCACTGAGGGGCACCATGGGGTGCGCGGCGTAGCCCCCCGCCGTGGCCGCCCCGCCGTGGCCACCCCGCCGTGGCCCCCGCGTGGCGCCGGAGCCCCCTCGGTCGGTGCTGAGCGCTCCTTGATGGAATTGCGGTGAATGGAACAGAAGCCCAGCACCCTGGACCCGCTGTCGGAGCCAGAGGACACCCGGTGAGCCCCCACCCCAGCACGGGGACATGCGGGGGACACGTGTGGCACCGCGCCTGGAGTGTCCCTGCGTGGCCTGCGCCTGGCTgtgccctctgtgtccccaagtgtccccgTACCTGCTGCACCCCTGTGCCCACTGTGTCCCTTGTGTCCTCGagcccagggtgtccccatgcATCCCTGCACTGCCCATGCCCTGGGTatcccatgtccctgtgtgtcccatGTCCTAGGTGTCCcttgtgtgtccctgtgcccaccGCGTCCCTGTCCACCCGCTATGTCCCCACGCGTGTTCCCAAcctgggtgtccccatgtcctgtgcATCCCCGtaccccccatgtccccagtgtccctatGTGCCCTCACGTTCTGGGTATCCCCACGTGTGCTCACGTCCTGGGTGTCTCCCCTGCACCCCACACGTCACCAGGTGTGTCCATGCCCAGGTGCCACTGTTACCCCGAGCCCACACGTCCCCACTCGTGGCACTCCcagccgccccctccccacggaGACCCCTCGCTCCCCACGCCCGGGGCTGTTTCGGGCCCCCGGTGGGGGGGTGGCGGTCCGGGGTCACCTTGGGTTGGAGCCCCCCGGGGGGGAtgtgggggtcctgggggcgctcccccgcccccccccgcAGGTGCCGATCCCCGCAGCCTCGGGGCCCCCCCCCCCGCGGGGACGGGCGCGCGCGGACCCCCGCCGCCCGTCATTGGCTGAGCCCCCGATGACGTCACTTCCCCGCTCAGCCAAAAGGACATTTTGTCTTTGACTGTGAatgagcccctcccccacccgcccctcccccaaccttccccgcccctcccccacccccccaccctttcccttcccctcccccacccgccaccctttcccttccccttcccctccctcacctcccccctccccgcccggTCCCAGCCCCCCCGGGGCGGTGCCGTGTCCCggagggggggtcccggctggGGTGTTCTAGTTCGGGGGTCCCCAGGGCCCTCTCCTACCCCCCCCATCCCGCACCGCAGGGCCCGACCCCACCTGTGACATCGCCGGGCGGGggctgcccccttccccgcaAAGAAGGGGGTCcgagagggattttggggatctgctggaaatttgggggggggaCAGCGGGAATCCGTGAGCACTCTCCCAGCCTGTTCCCCCCCGGCTCCCGCAGGTGGCTGGATGGGAAGCGCAAAAGAAAGAGCAGCCAATGTTTGGTGAAGAGCAGCATGTCAGGTACGGGGACCCGCGGCACCCGCTGAACTCCCCCGGGCACCCCATGGCCCCCCCCCGGGTCACCCAAACACCTCGCTAAATGTCCTCGCCATGTTCTGCAGGCACCCCGTGTCCTGGGGGCCACCCTGGGGGCCCCGAGTCCTTGCCGGGGTCTCCTGGACACGTCGTGTCTCACCTGGGTCCCCCAAAGTCTATGGACACCCCTTGTCCCCCATGGGCACCCCAGGATTCCTCTGTCCGTGCACCCCAGTATCCCCCGGAAACCCCAGGTCTCGACTGGGCTCCCCAGAGCGTCACGGACACCCCTTGTCCCCTGTGGGCACCCCAGGAACTCCGTCTCGTTGCCAGGGTCCCACGGACACCCCCCGTCCCTGGTGGCCAGCCCGAGGTGCCCCTGTCCCGCCCCAGAGTCCCCCCCCGCACCCCACACCCCTGCCGGGTCTCCCGGGGTCCCAGGTCCCCCACGTCCCCGTCGGTGCCCCGTGGGTCGGGGCGGTGCTATCGGGGCGGCAGCGCCCTGGGGTGGGCGATAAGGGGGGCCCCGCGGGCGCTGCCCCCCGCCCTGCCCCATTCCCCGGCGGGGAGCGGCCGGCGCCGGCGGGACCTGgcggggggggccggggggaaCCCGTCCAGTCCCGCCCATCCCCTGCACCCGCCCCGCTCCGTGAGGGAGGGAACACCCGGGGACCCCCACACCCCGCACCTGCAGAGCGCCGGAGTGTGCTCGAGGGGTCCCCTCACCTGGGTTTGTGGGGTCCCgggtgggtgctggggacacccccccGAATTATGGCTGCTCTCTACAGGGGGGGGGACCCGGGCatccagccccctccccatctCTCCCATCCCTCAGGGATTCCCACTTccagcacccccaaaacacGAGGGTGGGCTCCTGGGGGGACACGAGGAGCCCAGGGTGCTGGGGACCACCCCGTGCATCATGGATGatccgtgcctcagtttccctgtgCTGTTGGTGGTGGGGGGCTggtccctggggctgccaggcAGGGGGACCCCGGACAACGGCGGGGACAGTGGGTCTTTGTGTGCCAGGGGGACGGGGACCCCCCCGCTGCCGGTCCCCGGCcggataatgggataatgggggCTTTATTGGTGCGGGGGGCTCAGGCACCCCCCACACACCCCAGCGTTAACCCTTCCCGTGCCGGGGCATGGGCAGTGGCAGGGCAGACAGTGGTGGGTGCAGacagaggggaaactgaggcacagagaagggagggtgtgctgggcatccctggcatgGGGGGTGTGAGGAGGGTCCCTCATGGTGCATGCCAAGGGTCTCTGATGTGGGGTGTGCAAGGGGGTCCCTGAGTCAGGGCCCTGGGGGGCCCCAATGGGGGGGGTGTGGGAAGGTCAGTGGTACAGGGTGCTCCAGGGGTCCCTGATTTGGGGTGCCCTGGTGTTACCCTGCCATGGAGttctctgggggtccctgatTTGGGGTACCCTGGGGTTACCCTGCCATAGAGCACTCCAGGGGTCCCTGACATGGGAATTTCTGTCACGGGGTGCTCTGGAAGTCTGTCATGGGAATTCCTGTCATGGAGCACCCCACGAGTCCCAGCTGTGGGgggccctgccctggggtgccctggggtGCCCTGACTCGGGGGTCCCCACAGGGTACATCCCTAGTTACCTGGACAAAGATGAACAGTGTGTGGTGTGCGGGGACAAGGCCACCGGTTACCACTACCGCTGCATCACCTGTGAGGGCTGCAAGGTGAGTTGGGGCAGGGGGGGCTTGTGGGGCTCCGGggggctcagcagggctcaCGGTCTCACCCCCTGTGCCCTCCCCAGGGATTTTTCCGTCGGACCATCCAGAAGAACCTGCACCCCACCTACTCCTGCAAATACGATGGGTGCTGCGTCATCGACAAGATCACCCGCAaccagtgccagctctgccGCTTCAAGAAGTGCATCTCCGTGGGCATGGCCATGGACCGTGAGttggggggcacgggggggctCGGCTGGTGGGGCAGGTTGGGGTCCCAGCACCCTGGGGCACATTGGGGTACCCAGATCAGCTGCAGGACCAGGGTGGGATGTCAGGTGCTGTGCTGCGGTACATGGTGGGCAGAGATGCATGAATGGGGGGGGTCCTAGCTGATGGGGGGGGTCCCAGATGACATTGGGGGGTttctgggagctgggctgggggcctgGTGCTATGGGGCGAGTtggggtgcccagagcagccacaggaGGAGGCCGGGGGGTGACCATGGGGTGCTGTGCTGCGGCTGTGGGGTGCATGGGTGGGGGGTCCCGGCTGATGCTGGGGGTCCCGGCAGTGGTGCTGGATGACTCGAAGCGGGTAGCCAAGCGGAAGCTGATCGAGGAGaaccgggagcggcggcggaaGGAGGAGATGATCAAGTCCCTGCAGCACCGCCCCAACCCCAGCGCCGAGGAGTGGGAGCTGATCCATGTTGTGACAGAAGCCCACCGCAGCACCAATGCCCAGGGCAGCCACTGGAAGCAGAAGCGGAAATTCCTGGTGAGGGGATGCAGCAGAGGGACTCTGTCACCATCCCagccccccaccctgcccccagccccactgggaTCTGCTGAGCACTCGCACCCTCAGCACACACacggtggcagtgccaggctttGGGATGTCACCGGTGTCCTTGGGCAGTCGAGGGGGGTTGGGACATCGCTCAGTGTCCTTGAGCTGGTCACCCCCAAAGGGTTCAGGGGTGAGCAGTGACCGAAGGGGACAGCTGTGCCCGCGGgtggccccagccctgccactggccctgtcactgtccctgtcacacagctccctctcctggctgctgcacCAGCCCTGCCACAACTGTTCCCGGTGACACAGGGACCTCACGGGGGAGCAGGGTCACATCACGGCCCCCCCGGGGTCCCAGGGAGCGGGAACAGGATGACACCGCACCCCCAACACTGCTGCCCACcatgggggtcccagagggtgACACAGTCACGCTGCACCCCTCAATGTCCCATCTGCtgtgggggtcccaggggtgacGTGGTCACACCGccatccccagtgccaccatggTGGTCCCAGGGGGCACACGGTGACATCACATCCCCAACCCCACCGTGTCCCCCACAGCCTGAGGACATCGGCCAGTCCCCCATGGCCTCCATGCCCGACGGGGACAAAGTCGACCTGGAGGCGTTCAGTGAGTTTACAAAAATCATCACCCCGGCCATCACCCGCGTGGTCGACTTTGCCAAAAAACTGCCCATGTTTTCAGAGGTAACGGCGGGCTGGGGAGTTTGGGAGGTTCTGGGGCGATCTGCCCAGGCTCTGAGTCAcaccaaaccccccccaaaactgcTCCCTTGTCCCCCCAGCTGCCTTGTGAGGACCAGATCATCCTGCTGAAGGGGTGCTGCATGGAGATCATGTCGCTGCGGGCGGCCGTGCGCTACGACCCCGAGAGCGAGACGCTGACGCTGAGCGGGGAGATGGCAGTGAAACGCGAGCAGCTCAAGAACGGCGGCCTCGGCGTCGTCTCCGATGCCATCTTCGACCTGGGCAAGTCCCTCTCTGCCTTCAACCTGGATGACACCGAGGTGGccctgctccaggctgtgctgctcatGTCCTCAGGTAATGGGTGATGGGTGGAATGGGGTGGGCACCCCAGCGCCCAGGGAGTCAGAGGATGTTGTGTTGGGTGGGCACCCCGATGCTCAGAgctctccctgtcctgggggtgtGTTGGGTGGGCACCCCGATTCTCAGAGCCCCCCAACATCTTCAGAGTGGTTTGGGTAGGAAACTTTGCAcccctggattttggggggatttggggtgggcACCCCAATTCCCAGAACTTCAGGCAGCTGTGCCAAGctgggaggggtcccaggagcATGAGGTGAGCACCCCAGTCCTGGGTa
This sequence is a window from Poecile atricapillus isolate bPoeAtr1 chromosome 27, bPoeAtr1.hap1, whole genome shotgun sequence. Protein-coding genes within it:
- the THRA gene encoding thyroid hormone receptor alpha; its protein translation is MEQKPSTLDPLSEPEDTRWLDGKRKRKSSQCLVKSSMSGYIPSYLDKDEQCVVCGDKATGYHYRCITCEGCKGFFRRTIQKNLHPTYSCKYDGCCVIDKITRNQCQLCRFKKCISVGMAMDLVLDDSKRVAKRKLIEENRERRRKEEMIKSLQHRPNPSAEEWELIHVVTEAHRSTNAQGSHWKQKRKFLPEDIGQSPMASMPDGDKVDLEAFSEFTKIITPAITRVVDFAKKLPMFSELPCEDQIILLKGCCMEIMSLRAAVRYDPESETLTLSGEMAVKREQLKNGGLGVVSDAIFDLGKSLSAFNLDDTEVALLQAVLLMSSDRTGLICVEKIEKCQETYLLAFEHYINYRKHNIPHFWPKLLMKVTDLRMIGACHASRFLHMKVECPTELFPPLFLEVFEDQEV